CTTTTCTTTGGGAAACGAGTTTTCTTAAACCTAAGCGGCTTGAATGATCTTTTTTGTTAATTTTTAAATGCTCTGTTAGAGATTTAATTCTATCGCTAAGTAGCGCAACTTGAACTTCTGTGGAACCTGTGTCTTTAGGATTTCTAGCAAAAGCAGAAACAATTTCTCTTTTTTTCGCCGAATCTTGAGCCATTTTGACCTCCTGATTGGTATAAAATTAAAAGTGGAAATTCTAGCATAAAAAAGTAAAAATCTGCTAAAATTTTGCAAATTGCTTGATTTTATTAGGCAAAAACTACTAGAATTACGGATTAATTCTTGCGCGTTTGGAGTAGATTTGGCAATAGCAGAAAAAAAACCTTCGCTTCTTAGTAAAATTACACCTTTTTTAAGCTTTTTAACAGGTTCAAAAGATTTAACGGTTGTCTTTTTTATTATTGCAATTTTAGCGATTATTATTGTTCCCCTTCCTAGCGCGTTGTTGGATTTTTTTCTTGCAATTTCTATCGCACTTTCTGCACTTA
The Helicobacter winghamensis ATCC BAA-430 DNA segment above includes these coding regions:
- the rpsO gene encoding 30S ribosomal protein S15, producing MAQDSAKKREIVSAFARNPKDTGSTEVQVALLSDRIKSLTEHLKINKKDHSSRLGLRKLVSQRKGLLSYLRRTDFKRYAGLIEKLGLKDRG